One window of the Glycocaulis alkaliphilus genome contains the following:
- a CDS encoding NUDIX domain-containing protein, with protein sequence MTSRKRRPGIERGPWTVHGEKLVYQNPWMKVREYDVTRPDGKPGLYGVMEPENLAIGILPVFADGTVMLVGQYRFALDCWSWELPEGGGPLNEAPLDSAKRELAEETGLTARGWLEFMQLDMSNSITSERAVAFVAWDLEAGEAEPEGTEDIETRRVPFAVALREAMDGRIRDAFTLAMLLKADYMARHGELPDAVSRAILNPAGKDDPHGPR encoded by the coding sequence ATGACCTCACGCAAGCGCAGGCCCGGCATTGAACGCGGCCCGTGGACCGTTCACGGCGAGAAGCTGGTCTACCAGAACCCGTGGATGAAGGTACGTGAGTACGACGTCACACGGCCGGACGGCAAGCCGGGCCTTTACGGCGTCATGGAGCCGGAAAACCTCGCCATCGGCATTTTGCCGGTCTTCGCTGATGGCACGGTGATGCTGGTCGGCCAGTACCGCTTTGCGCTGGATTGCTGGAGCTGGGAACTGCCTGAAGGCGGCGGCCCGCTGAACGAGGCGCCGCTGGATAGCGCGAAACGTGAGCTCGCCGAGGAAACCGGGCTGACGGCTCGTGGCTGGCTGGAATTCATGCAGCTGGATATGTCCAACTCCATCACCAGTGAGCGCGCCGTCGCGTTTGTCGCCTGGGATCTGGAGGCAGGCGAGGCCGAACCGGAAGGCACCGAAGACATCGAAACGCGCCGCGTGCCGTTCGCGGTGGCCTTGCGCGAGGCGATGGACGGGCGCATTCGTGATGCCTTCACACTGGCAATGCTGCTGAAGGCTGATTACATGGCTCGTCATGGGGAGCTGCCCGATGCGGTTTCCAGAGCGATACTGAACCCGGCCGGAAAGGATGACCCCCATGGCCCACGCTGA
- a CDS encoding ABC transporter ATP-binding protein → MVLDVQALTKTFPGGAVAVDAASFTVGEGALLALVGESGCGKTTTLKMINRLLEPSSGTVRFKGEDIAALNPVQLRRRMGWVMQGDGLFPHFTVAENIAVTPRLAGWDAERTRARIAVLLELVQLDPSEFEDRYPAELSGGQRQRVGLARALAAEPPLLLMDEPFGALDPITRDSLREDVQALRARLGFAAVMVTHDMAEALLLADEIAVMRAGRIVQLGTPSELLSNPADPYVETLLATPRREAERVAALSAQG, encoded by the coding sequence TTGGTACTTGATGTCCAGGCGCTGACCAAGACTTTCCCCGGCGGTGCTGTGGCCGTTGATGCGGCCAGCTTCACGGTCGGGGAGGGGGCACTGCTGGCGCTGGTGGGCGAATCTGGTTGCGGCAAGACGACCACGCTGAAAATGATCAATCGCCTGCTGGAGCCAAGCTCCGGCACGGTCCGGTTCAAGGGCGAGGACATCGCCGCGCTGAACCCGGTGCAGTTGCGCCGCCGCATGGGCTGGGTCATGCAGGGCGACGGGCTGTTTCCTCACTTCACCGTAGCCGAGAACATCGCTGTCACCCCCCGCCTGGCCGGCTGGGATGCCGAGCGCACGCGGGCACGCATCGCTGTGCTGCTGGAACTGGTGCAGCTTGACCCGTCAGAGTTTGAGGACCGCTACCCGGCGGAGCTGTCCGGTGGCCAGCGCCAGCGCGTCGGCCTTGCCCGCGCGCTCGCCGCTGAGCCGCCGCTTCTGCTGATGGACGAACCCTTCGGCGCGCTGGACCCGATCACACGCGACAGCTTGCGCGAAGACGTTCAGGCCTTGCGTGCCCGGCTGGGCTTTGCCGCTGTCATGGTCACTCATGACATGGCCGAGGCACTGCTGCTGGCAGATGAGATTGCCGTCATGCGTGCCGGCCGCATCGTCCAGCTGGGGACACCGTCGGAGCTTCTCTCCAACCCGGCGGACCCGTATGTCGAGACGCTGCTGGCCACACCGCGCCGGGAGGCAGAGCGCGTGGCCGCCTTGTCGGCTCAAGGATGA
- a CDS encoding DUF3126 family protein has product MAQSVFNHTEASKVEAFLRQRLNPELKVQMRQRPDECAEIYLGAECLGVVSKNVDEGETSYSFEITILDIDLDDL; this is encoded by the coding sequence ATGGCCCAGAGCGTTTTCAATCACACCGAAGCCAGCAAGGTTGAGGCTTTCCTGCGCCAGCGCCTCAATCCGGAGCTGAAAGTCCAGATGCGCCAGCGCCCCGACGAGTGCGCGGAAATCTATCTGGGAGCAGAATGCCTTGGCGTTGTCTCGAAGAATGTCGATGAGGGCGAGACCTCCTATTCCTTCGAGATCACCATTCTCGATATTGACCTCGACGATCTGTAA
- a CDS encoding outer membrane protein: MQKLALLAAVAALPLAAPSAFAQPAGDYNWNGSYIGVNLGQGNNADFDLDAELDVASGSTFFPGALAGGTFPTMRRFDGDGWVGGIQAGTNWHSGMFVLGGEVDVQLSDISSSIAIPNAPGGAANNPDGFTDLNFEVDYFATARLRAGVALDRILIYATGGGAYGRVDFDRNYRVGTAEITDSTTSDQFGWTYGAGVEWGMTDFWTLRAEYSRVDLGSDSFDTSYSDGTIGRATIDTQFDVIRAGANFRF; encoded by the coding sequence ATGCAAAAACTGGCTTTACTGGCGGCTGTGGCCGCACTCCCTCTCGCCGCCCCTTCCGCCTTCGCGCAGCCGGCTGGCGACTATAACTGGAACGGTTCCTATATCGGTGTGAATCTGGGCCAGGGCAATAATGCCGACTTTGACCTTGATGCCGAGCTGGATGTTGCGTCCGGCTCCACCTTCTTCCCGGGTGCCCTGGCTGGCGGCACCTTCCCCACCATGCGCAGATTTGATGGTGATGGCTGGGTCGGCGGTATCCAGGCCGGCACCAACTGGCACAGCGGCATGTTCGTTCTGGGCGGTGAAGTAGACGTTCAGCTGTCCGATATTAGCTCCAGCATCGCCATCCCGAACGCTCCGGGCGGGGCGGCGAACAATCCGGACGGGTTCACAGACCTGAATTTCGAGGTGGATTACTTCGCCACGGCCCGTCTGCGTGCTGGCGTCGCGCTTGACCGCATCCTGATCTACGCGACGGGTGGCGGTGCCTATGGCCGCGTCGATTTTGACCGCAACTACCGCGTGGGCACTGCCGAAATCACCGATAGCACCACATCAGACCAGTTCGGCTGGACCTATGGTGCCGGTGTCGAGTGGGGCATGACCGATTTCTGGACCCTGCGGGCTGAATACTCCCGTGTGGATCTGGGCAGTGACAGCTTCGACACCAGCTATTCTGACGGCACGATTGGCCGCGCCACCATCGACACCCAGTTCGATGTGATCCGCGCCGGTGCAAACTTCCGCTTCTAG
- the cysE gene encoding serine O-acetyltransferase, with the protein MAHADAVTPLRQDTDIRALWNRLRLEAASVAAEEPMLAGLANAGILRHASFAEALAHRIALKLADGQLDAMLIHDVVSEAMSADETIVGSAAADMLAVDERDPACRSLLQPFFYFKGYQALQAYRIAHWLWTQGRETLAFHLQGRVSELFGVDIHPGARIGKGIMIDHASSVVIGETAVVGDDVSILHEVTLGGTGAEESDRHPKIGQGVLIGAGAKVLGNISVGDHARIAAGSVVLSDVPARCTVAGVPAKPVGGCCAEPARTMDHSLPD; encoded by the coding sequence ATGGCCCACGCTGACGCTGTAACCCCGCTCCGGCAGGACACTGATATTCGCGCGCTGTGGAACCGGCTGCGTCTTGAGGCGGCCTCGGTGGCCGCCGAGGAGCCCATGCTGGCCGGTCTCGCCAATGCGGGCATTCTGCGCCATGCCAGCTTTGCCGAGGCACTGGCCCACCGCATTGCGCTGAAACTCGCTGACGGCCAGCTTGATGCCATGCTGATCCATGACGTGGTCAGCGAGGCCATGAGCGCTGACGAGACGATCGTCGGAAGCGCCGCCGCCGACATGCTGGCGGTCGATGAGCGCGACCCGGCCTGCAGGTCCCTCCTGCAGCCGTTTTTCTACTTCAAGGGCTATCAGGCGCTGCAGGCCTACCGCATTGCCCACTGGCTGTGGACGCAAGGCCGCGAAACCCTTGCCTTCCACCTGCAGGGGCGCGTCAGCGAGCTGTTCGGCGTGGACATCCATCCCGGCGCCCGGATCGGCAAGGGCATCATGATCGACCATGCCAGCTCTGTCGTGATTGGCGAGACGGCGGTGGTCGGCGATGATGTCTCCATCCTGCACGAGGTGACGCTGGGCGGCACCGGGGCAGAGGAAAGCGACCGCCATCCGAAAATCGGCCAGGGCGTGCTGATCGGCGCAGGCGCGAAGGTGCTCGGCAATATCAGTGTCGGCGATCACGCCCGCATCGCGGCCGGTTCGGTGGTCCTGAGCGATGTGCCCGCCCGCTGCACGGTGGCCGGTGTACCGGCCAAGCCTGTGGGCGGCTGCTGCGCAGAGCCTGCGCGCACCATGGATCACAGCCTTCCTGATTGA
- a CDS encoding ABC transporter permease/substrate-binding protein, with translation MMEALAQPLALLPDYLGGHLRLSLGAMACGLLIALPLGVAAARNRTIAGPALAIAGIFQTIPALALLALMVPLLGGRIGFMPAFAALTLYAILPVLRNTIVGLRGVDPVVREAARGVGMTRAQSLFRVELPLALPSIMAGIRTASVWVIGAATLATPVGAASLGNYIFSGLQTRNWTLVIFGCVAAALSALIIDGLLKLMESAAARRRAGRALVSGAALAVIAAMALMPAGLFASGGDARSARSALHAQADGFGGQPVTIGAKAFTEQYILAGLMESVLRDAGAAVRRRDNLGSTVAFDALISGEVDVYVDYSGTLWATLMQREDMPGRHVMLAEITSWMWTQHGVLVLGALGFENAYGIAVSRELAARRALSSITDLSAIDGVSIGADSEFFARAEWSGLRDTYGLARARTRAMDSTFMYTAVRDGEVDAITAYTTDGRITAFDLVILDDPAGILPPYDALVLISPAAARRPAIAQALAPLLNAIDAEAMREANGVVDLERRAVGEAVERLRARLDPRFP, from the coding sequence ATGATGGAGGCGCTCGCCCAGCCTCTGGCCCTCCTGCCCGATTATCTCGGGGGCCATTTGCGCCTGTCTCTGGGCGCCATGGCGTGCGGCCTGCTGATTGCGCTGCCACTGGGCGTGGCGGCGGCCCGCAACCGGACGATTGCAGGGCCGGCTCTGGCCATTGCAGGCATATTCCAGACCATACCGGCTCTTGCCCTGCTGGCCCTGATGGTGCCTCTGCTCGGCGGACGCATCGGTTTCATGCCTGCCTTCGCAGCGCTGACGCTTTACGCGATCCTGCCGGTGCTCCGGAATACGATAGTGGGTCTCAGGGGCGTTGACCCTGTGGTGCGCGAGGCGGCACGCGGTGTCGGCATGACCCGAGCGCAGAGCCTATTCCGCGTAGAACTGCCGCTCGCCCTGCCTTCCATCATGGCCGGTATCCGCACCGCCTCGGTCTGGGTTATTGGCGCAGCCACGCTGGCGACCCCGGTCGGCGCAGCGTCTCTGGGCAACTACATCTTCTCCGGCCTGCAGACGCGCAACTGGACGCTGGTGATATTCGGCTGCGTGGCCGCGGCGCTGTCAGCGCTCATCATTGATGGCTTGCTCAAGCTGATGGAAAGCGCGGCTGCGCGCCGCCGGGCAGGGCGGGCGCTTGTGTCAGGGGCGGCGCTGGCGGTAATCGCCGCGATGGCTCTCATGCCTGCAGGCCTGTTTGCCAGCGGCGGTGATGCGCGCAGCGCGCGAAGTGCCCTTCACGCGCAGGCAGACGGATTTGGCGGGCAGCCCGTCACCATTGGCGCCAAGGCCTTCACCGAACAATACATACTGGCTGGCCTCATGGAGAGTGTGCTGCGCGATGCGGGCGCGGCTGTGCGCCGCCGGGACAATCTCGGCTCCACCGTCGCCTTTGACGCGCTCATTTCCGGCGAGGTGGATGTTTATGTCGACTATTCCGGCACGCTATGGGCGACGCTGATGCAGCGCGAGGACATGCCCGGCCGCCATGTCATGCTGGCAGAGATCACCAGCTGGATGTGGACGCAGCACGGTGTGCTGGTGCTCGGCGCGCTGGGTTTTGAGAACGCTTACGGTATCGCGGTCAGCCGTGAGCTGGCCGCACGCCGGGCACTCTCCTCGATTACAGACCTTTCTGCAATCGATGGGGTCTCCATCGGTGCAGATTCAGAATTTTTTGCACGCGCTGAATGGTCCGGGCTTCGTGACACCTACGGTCTGGCCCGCGCCCGCACACGCGCGATGGATTCCACCTTCATGTACACAGCCGTGCGTGACGGCGAGGTGGATGCCATTACCGCCTACACGACAGACGGGCGCATCACCGCATTTGATCTCGTTATTCTGGACGACCCGGCGGGGATATTGCCGCCCTATGACGCGCTGGTTCTGATCTCGCCCGCCGCCGCCAGGCGCCCGGCTATAGCACAGGCCCTTGCTCCCCTGCTCAACGCCATTGATGCCGAAGCGATGCGGGAGGCCAATGGCGTGGTTGATCTGGAGCGCCGCGCGGTGGGCGAGGCGGTGGAGCGCCTGCGCGCAAGGCTGGATCCTCGCTTCCCCTGA
- a CDS encoding PhoH family protein, translating into MSKRTAKRRQGGFNAEHYEEEKVRALFPGTNWSPDDNEPMRDQRYIKNVKPRSEGQARLMDAIDGHNLVMAMGPAGTGKTYLAVSKAVEALESGQVGRIVLSRPAVEAGEHIGFLPGALEEKLAPYLRPLYDALADRLSPKRLKALMAEGLIEIAPIAYMRGRTLNNAYIVVDEAQNCTYGQLKMLLTRLGWNSTMVVTGDPAQTDLLPEMSGLKDICERLETVDDIAVVRLEAKDIVRHPLVASMLDVL; encoded by the coding sequence ATGAGCAAGCGCACCGCAAAACGCCGTCAGGGCGGATTCAATGCCGAGCATTATGAGGAGGAGAAGGTCCGCGCCCTCTTCCCCGGCACGAACTGGTCACCTGACGACAATGAACCCATGCGGGACCAGCGCTATATCAAGAACGTCAAACCGCGCTCTGAGGGGCAGGCGCGGCTCATGGATGCGATAGACGGCCATAATCTTGTCATGGCCATGGGGCCGGCCGGTACCGGCAAGACCTATCTGGCCGTTTCCAAGGCGGTCGAGGCACTGGAGAGCGGTCAGGTGGGACGCATCGTCCTGTCACGCCCGGCGGTCGAGGCAGGCGAGCATATCGGCTTCCTGCCCGGCGCTCTGGAAGAGAAGCTCGCGCCTTACTTGCGCCCGCTCTACGACGCGCTGGCAGACCGGCTGAGCCCGAAGCGCCTGAAAGCGCTGATGGCCGAAGGCCTGATCGAGATTGCGCCGATTGCCTATATGCGCGGGCGCACGCTCAACAACGCCTATATCGTCGTCGACGAGGCCCAGAACTGCACCTACGGCCAGCTCAAAATGCTGCTGACGCGTCTGGGCTGGAACTCCACCATGGTCGTTACCGGCGATCCGGCGCAGACAGACCTTCTGCCGGAAATGTCCGGCCTGAAGGATATTTGTGAACGCCTTGAGACGGTTGACGACATCGCGGTGGTCCGGCTGGAAGCCAAGGACATTGTGCGCCACCCGCTGGTGGCTTCGATGCTCGACGTTTTGTAA
- a CDS encoding gamma carbonic anhydrase family protein — translation MGVYELDGVRPKIGEGVWIAPGATVLGRVTLGRNVSVWFGAVLRGDVEDIVIGDDTNIQDGTVIHADPGKPTVLGKGITVGHQAMLHGCQIGDYSLVGIGATILNGAKIGKNCLIGAHALITEGKEIPDNSMVLGSPGKVVKTLEEGMGDIFKASADHYVANAKRFAEGLREI, via the coding sequence ATGGGCGTTTACGAGCTGGACGGGGTGCGTCCGAAGATTGGCGAGGGTGTGTGGATCGCGCCGGGCGCCACCGTGCTGGGCCGCGTCACGCTGGGGCGCAATGTGTCGGTCTGGTTTGGCGCGGTGCTGCGCGGCGATGTGGAAGACATCGTGATCGGCGATGACACCAACATCCAGGACGGCACGGTCATCCATGCCGATCCCGGCAAGCCGACAGTCCTTGGCAAGGGCATCACGGTGGGCCATCAGGCCATGCTGCATGGGTGCCAGATTGGCGATTACTCGCTGGTGGGTATCGGCGCGACCATCCTCAATGGCGCGAAAATCGGGAAGAACTGCCTCATCGGCGCGCATGCCCTCATCACCGAAGGCAAGGAAATTCCCGACAATTCCATGGTGCTGGGCTCACCGGGCAAGGTGGTGAAAACGCTCGAAGAGGGGATGGGCGACATCTTCAAGGCCAGCGCGGATCACTATGTCGCCAATGCGAAACGCTTTGCGGAGGGTCTCAGGGAGATTTGA
- a CDS encoding efflux RND transporter periplasmic adaptor subunit, producing MPGSQIIRRHAFATSVATLAIVIAGVAVLVSALRGGPAQADLAFAEAAPATVETLAVTYLPSAEIEARFPGLVAARRESALAFNTGGRLEAIHVNVGDRVRRGDVLAELDTRTLEAQLAAARADARAAAAQSALARTTLTRQERLVEQGHVSAQRLDEAGATARAAEAQASAANAAARALEVQLELARLEAPFDGVITRRNADEGAVMGAGAPLFHLVEDGVLEFRLGVPVSDAARLVPGNDYELEAGTRRVTARLRALTGVVDTTSRSVEAVFELEGGQGVVPGEVARLVLPGSLQERGFWAPLTALAEGRRGLWTVYQLTNGGEGYSLEPRSVELLHTEGGQVYLRGAVDEGAMILSAGLQRVTPGQRVVPVRPGQP from the coding sequence ATGCCCGGCTCTCAGATAATCCGGCGGCACGCCTTTGCCACCAGCGTAGCCACTCTCGCCATTGTTATTGCCGGTGTCGCCGTGCTGGTCAGCGCCCTGCGCGGCGGCCCTGCGCAAGCTGATCTGGCGTTTGCCGAGGCCGCGCCGGCCACCGTTGAAACGCTGGCTGTGACCTATTTGCCATCGGCCGAGATCGAGGCCCGTTTTCCGGGGCTGGTCGCTGCCCGGCGCGAGAGCGCGCTTGCCTTCAACACAGGCGGACGGCTGGAAGCCATCCATGTGAATGTCGGCGACCGGGTGCGCCGGGGCGATGTACTGGCGGAGCTCGATACACGCACACTGGAAGCCCAGCTGGCCGCCGCCCGCGCTGATGCCCGCGCCGCTGCCGCCCAGTCAGCGCTGGCGCGCACGACGCTGACACGCCAGGAGCGGCTGGTAGAGCAGGGCCATGTCTCCGCGCAGCGTCTGGATGAGGCGGGCGCCACGGCCCGCGCCGCAGAGGCGCAGGCCAGCGCCGCCAACGCCGCCGCCCGCGCGCTGGAAGTGCAGCTGGAGCTCGCCCGTCTGGAAGCCCCGTTCGACGGGGTGATTACCCGCCGTAACGCCGACGAGGGCGCGGTGATGGGCGCTGGCGCGCCGCTCTTCCATCTGGTCGAGGACGGGGTGCTGGAGTTCCGCCTGGGCGTGCCGGTTTCCGATGCGGCCCGGCTTGTCCCCGGCAATGACTATGAACTGGAAGCCGGCACCCGCCGCGTGACGGCCCGCCTGCGCGCGCTCACGGGCGTTGTTGATACCACAAGCCGATCGGTGGAGGCCGTGTTCGAGCTGGAAGGCGGGCAGGGCGTCGTGCCCGGCGAAGTGGCCCGGCTGGTCCTGCCCGGCAGCCTGCAGGAGCGCGGATTCTGGGCGCCGCTGACGGCGCTGGCCGAAGGCCGCAGGGGCCTGTGGACGGTCTACCAGCTTACCAATGGCGGCGAGGGCTATTCGCTTGAACCGCGCAGCGTGGAATTGCTGCATACCGAGGGCGGACAGGTCTATTTGCGCGGCGCGGTGGATGAGGGCGCCATGATCCTCTCTGCCGGCCTGCAGCGGGTGACGCCCGGCCAGCGCGTTGTGCCGGTGCGGCCCGGCCAGCCATGA
- a CDS encoding efflux RND transporter permease subunit, with the protein MSTLFYRFPRLAGLALFLMVVAGIAALATMGRQEDPYLTERFGRVVTLYPGADAERVEALVSERLERVLLELAEVDQTTSVSRANISSVSFGIREDLNATEVEQAWTKIREQVASIQASLPGEAGLPRVVREYMGASSIIVALSWPEGSDASIGALGRLSRELEDRLRGLDATYRTELFGAPEEEIRVVLDPEAAAALGITASDVAALLARSDSRAPAGRLAGDDYDFIVEVEGAFDTLERVRAVTLSGREGRGFVRLGDIATVERARREPDATQAWFNGTRSVLVGAYVQPDRRVDNWGRQAERLVEQFRQATPGLDVDIVFSQSDYVEKRLYGLAINLGYSALIVFGVLFLMMGWRSALIVGSALPLTVLLVLFLINMYGQPLHQMSVTGLVVALGLLIDNAIVVVDDYRLLRRRGLERLAAVDKAVRTLFAPLLASTATTVFAFAPIALMPGSAGEFISMIGVSVIFAVTASFLLAFTIILSLAAWFDDKADTGDGPRPFWRDGLRSRPLAWAYRKLLDAVIAQPAIGMLLAVILPVTGFLAASTLPSQFFPPTERDMFEISVTLPSGVSMEETRRRTEAVTAMLREYEGVEDVGWVLGGSAPRVYYNMRRGQAGRPNYAAGWVRTISPAATRLITQDFQARAREAFPGTMVLATPFEQGPPTPAPIELKIVGPELAVLDTLGQDIRRVLAATPGVTYTQAQLLLGEPVARLSADEASAALAGLRLADVAGRVRADMDGVLGGTVVEGVEVLPVRVIGPADRREAAGNIAATPLPGQGRGAMSTVGALGAMTLVPQTASIIRLDGERANPVYGYLSPFVLPAPALESFFARLDASGIEMPPGYRLVIGGEAESQGEATADLMSTAIPLLILMIGSVVLAFNSFRYAGIVFTVGFLSVGLALFGVWLFGTPLGFNAIVGSMGLVGLSINGTIVVLSALRNSPEALLGDALAIRETVMDATRHIIATTLTTMGGFAPLLLDGDPFWLPFAAAVAGGVAGSAMLALIFAPAAFVMLVRFRGAGAQALPGPAPAS; encoded by the coding sequence ATGAGCACGCTCTTCTACCGTTTCCCGCGTCTGGCGGGGCTGGCCCTGTTCCTGATGGTGGTGGCCGGGATTGCGGCGCTGGCCACGATGGGGCGTCAGGAAGACCCCTATCTCACAGAACGCTTCGGGCGGGTCGTCACACTCTATCCCGGAGCCGATGCAGAGCGGGTCGAGGCGCTGGTGTCCGAGCGCTTGGAGCGCGTGCTGCTGGAACTGGCGGAAGTCGATCAGACCACGTCTGTCTCGCGCGCCAACATCTCGTCGGTCAGCTTTGGTATTCGCGAGGATCTGAACGCCACAGAGGTTGAGCAGGCCTGGACGAAAATCCGCGAGCAGGTGGCGTCCATCCAGGCATCCCTGCCGGGAGAAGCCGGTCTGCCGCGCGTGGTGCGCGAGTATATGGGCGCCTCCAGCATCATCGTGGCCCTGTCCTGGCCGGAAGGATCAGATGCCAGCATTGGCGCTCTGGGCCGGCTCTCGCGTGAGCTGGAAGACCGTCTGCGCGGGCTGGACGCCACCTACAGGACCGAGCTTTTCGGCGCGCCAGAGGAAGAAATCCGCGTCGTCCTTGACCCAGAAGCTGCAGCCGCGCTCGGCATCACGGCAAGCGACGTGGCAGCGCTGCTGGCGCGCTCGGACTCCCGCGCACCGGCGGGGCGCCTGGCTGGCGATGACTATGACTTCATCGTCGAGGTGGAGGGCGCTTTTGACACGCTTGAGCGCGTGCGTGCGGTAACGCTGAGCGGGCGCGAGGGGCGGGGCTTTGTGCGCCTTGGAGACATCGCCACTGTCGAGCGCGCGCGCCGCGAGCCGGACGCCACGCAAGCCTGGTTCAACGGTACGCGGTCGGTTCTGGTGGGCGCCTATGTCCAGCCGGACCGGCGGGTTGATAATTGGGGCCGTCAGGCCGAGCGCCTTGTGGAGCAATTCCGCCAGGCGACGCCCGGACTCGATGTCGATATTGTATTTTCCCAGAGCGACTATGTGGAAAAGCGCCTCTACGGCCTCGCCATCAATCTGGGCTATTCGGCACTGATCGTGTTTGGCGTGCTGTTTCTGATGATGGGCTGGCGCTCCGCACTCATTGTCGGCTCGGCCCTGCCGCTGACCGTTCTGCTGGTCCTGTTTCTGATCAATATGTACGGCCAGCCTTTGCACCAGATGTCGGTGACAGGCCTTGTCGTGGCGCTGGGCCTCCTGATCGACAACGCGATTGTGGTGGTGGATGACTACCGCCTGCTCCGGCGGCGCGGCCTTGAGCGGCTGGCTGCCGTCGACAAGGCGGTGCGCACGCTTTTCGCCCCGCTCCTTGCTTCCACCGCGACGACTGTCTTTGCCTTCGCGCCTATCGCCTTGATGCCCGGTTCTGCCGGGGAGTTCATCTCCATGATCGGCGTGTCGGTGATCTTCGCCGTGACCGCCTCCTTCCTGCTGGCCTTCACGATCATCCTGTCGCTGGCGGCATGGTTTGATGACAAAGCTGATACGGGCGATGGGCCGCGCCCGTTCTGGCGCGATGGCTTGCGGTCACGCCCTCTGGCCTGGGCCTATCGCAAGCTGCTTGATGCCGTGATCGCACAGCCAGCCATCGGCATGCTGCTGGCAGTCATCCTGCCGGTCACAGGTTTCCTTGCGGCCTCCACCCTGCCATCGCAATTCTTCCCGCCGACCGAGCGCGACATGTTCGAAATATCGGTGACGCTGCCGTCAGGCGTGTCCATGGAGGAAACGCGCCGCCGCACCGAGGCTGTGACGGCCATGCTGCGCGAATATGAGGGTGTGGAGGATGTCGGCTGGGTGCTCGGCGGATCGGCCCCGCGCGTCTACTACAATATGCGCCGGGGGCAGGCGGGCCGCCCGAATTACGCGGCTGGCTGGGTGCGCACAATCTCGCCCGCCGCCACCCGCCTCATCACGCAGGATTTTCAGGCCCGTGCGCGCGAAGCCTTCCCCGGCACGATGGTGCTCGCAACACCCTTCGAGCAGGGGCCGCCCACGCCTGCGCCGATCGAGCTGAAAATCGTCGGCCCTGAACTTGCCGTGCTGGATACGCTGGGACAGGACATACGCCGCGTGCTCGCTGCGACGCCGGGCGTCACCTACACGCAGGCCCAGCTGTTGCTCGGCGAACCAGTAGCGCGCCTGTCCGCCGATGAGGCATCAGCCGCGCTGGCCGGCCTGCGTCTGGCCGATGTGGCAGGCCGGGTACGCGCCGACATGGACGGCGTTCTGGGCGGCACGGTGGTGGAGGGCGTCGAGGTGCTGCCCGTGCGGGTGATCGGACCGGCAGACCGCCGCGAGGCCGCAGGCAATATCGCCGCCACCCCGCTGCCCGGACAGGGGCGGGGCGCGATGAGCACGGTGGGCGCGCTGGGCGCCATGACGCTGGTGCCGCAGACCGCCTCCATCATCCGGCTGGACGGGGAGCGCGCGAACCCGGTCTATGGCTATCTGTCGCCTTTCGTGCTGCCGGCACCGGCGCTGGAGAGCTTCTTTGCCCGGCTTGATGCATCGGGCATTGAAATGCCGCCCGGCTACCGCCTGGTGATAGGCGGCGAGGCGGAAAGTCAGGGCGAAGCCACAGCCGACCTCATGTCCACGGCCATTCCGCTTCTGATTCTGATGATCGGTTCGGTGGTGCTGGCCTTCAACTCCTTCCGCTATGCGGGCATCGTGTTCACGGTCGGCTTCCTCTCGGTGGGCCTTGCCCTTTTTGGCGTCTGGCTCTTCGGCACGCCTCTGGGCTTTAACGCCATTGTCGGGTCGATGGGGCTGGTCGGCCTGTCGATCAACGGCACGATCGTGGTGCTCTCGGCCTTGCGTAATTCGCCCGAAGCGCTGCTGGGCGATGCGCTGGCCATACGCGAGACGGTGATGGATGCCACCCGGCACATCATCGCCACGACGCTGACGACAATGGGCGGTTTTGCGCCCCTCCTGCTGGATGGCGACCCGTTCTGGCTGCCATTCGCGGCGGCGGTGGCTGGCGGCGTGGCAGGTTCGGCCATGCTGGCACTGATTTTCGCGCCCGCTGCCTTCGTCATGCTGGTACGTTTCAGGGGGGCAGGCGCACAGGCCTTGCCGGGCCCCGCACCCGCGTCGTAA